From a single Sulfolobus sp. E5-1-F genomic region:
- a CDS encoding transposase: protein MKNEIKDLVGRAKAELINTINFVVGTLRMQGLTKKVAIALALIAFISDRASVKNISETFNLDYNNLLKALEEVEKTWTNYLDKLRELIKGPVVIIIDDTFDHKEYARARNRASGQGNYIMWCQAHKRFESGVQLLTIAIYDLNTKKTYMIGAFPYATREMYERGMVKEFQTKIQMASALMKLLREKFQVMRVVFDSWYWSSELVTDKVVSELKSNRRVLRVKSIQGTHDEVEGHLHVGDLPPGSYLVDLTLKDKVITVMLFVEEYKDYGRRNLYTTDLSLSKEEVEETWRIRWEIEKFHRDIKALGLQDTSFFKRVRLQGYVLLFVMLVNAVRELLASLNLRSVEELLRFVERHLGGIVGLMKIFKLR from the coding sequence ATGAAAAACGAGATCAAGGACTTGGTAGGTAGAGCTAAGGCAGAGCTCATAAACACCATCAATTTCGTAGTAGGAACACTAAGGATGCAAGGACTAACAAAAAAGGTCGCTATCGCACTAGCCTTAATCGCATTCATAAGCGATAGAGCTAGCGTGAAGAACATCTCAGAAACGTTCAACCTAGATTACAACAACCTACTCAAAGCGTTAGAGGAAGTGGAAAAAACGTGGACGAACTACCTAGACAAATTAAGAGAACTAATCAAAGGACCAGTAGTGATCATAATCGACGACACGTTCGACCACAAGGAATACGCTAGAGCTAGAAACAGAGCGAGCGGACAAGGAAACTACATCATGTGGTGTCAAGCACACAAGAGATTCGAATCCGGAGTCCAATTACTAACAATCGCAATCTACGATCTGAACACCAAGAAAACTTACATGATAGGAGCCTTCCCCTACGCTACTAGAGAAATGTACGAGAGGGGAATGGTGAAGGAGTTCCAAACCAAGATCCAGATGGCCTCTGCATTAATGAAGCTGCTGAGAGAGAAGTTTCAAGTGATGAGAGTCGTCTTCGACTCTTGGTATTGGTCGAGTGAGCTCGTAACTGACAAGGTAGTGTCTGAACTGAAGTCCAATAGGAGAGTCCTCAGAGTCAAGTCAATCCAGGGGACCCATGATGAGGTGGAGGGTCACCTTCACGTGGGCGATCTACCCCCTGGAAGTTATTTGGTTGACTTGACCCTGAAGGACAAGGTCATTACTGTTATGTTGTTCGTCGAGGAATATAAAGATTACGGCAGGAGGAACCTCTATACTACTGACCTATCCCTTAGCAAGGAAGAGGTTGAGGAGACTTGGAGGATAAGGTGGGAGATCGAGAAGTTTCACAGGGACATTAAGGCTCTAGGTCTTCAAGATACCTCTTTCTTCAAGAGGGTTAGGCTTCAAGGTTATGTCCTCCTCTTCGTGATGCTCGTTAACGCGGTTAGGGAGCTATTGGCCTCCCTTAACTTAAGGAGCGTTGAGGAGTTGTTGAGGTTCGTTGAAAGGCATTTAGGAGGGATAGTGGGACTAATGAAAATCTTTAAACTACGTTAA
- a CDS encoding ParA family protein: MSISIFILGLKGGIGKSRLSYELSKYISGKKFKKVLLIDNDSLSTLSNVLGHYGDGLLDGFDLRSSLKEIDGIFMLKLRNKVYLLDKSYDNERLEQLKSILSRNWDYIIVDNYVGILEENPIIRSVYEFSHTKIGIFISDDLSLDSTIRYSISWNQLDSKHVILINRVYDTANIIDKTILDLILNQNLTNYVNGLNVIGTDKADIS; encoded by the coding sequence ATGTCTATTTCAATTTTTATCTTAGGTCTAAAAGGGGGAATAGGAAAGAGTAGACTATCTTATGAATTATCTAAATATATTTCTGGAAAGAAATTTAAAAAGGTTCTCCTGATCGATAACGATTCTCTATCTACTTTATCAAATGTTTTAGGGCATTATGGGGATGGATTACTGGATGGTTTCGATTTAAGATCTTCATTAAAAGAAATAGATGGTATTTTTATGCTCAAATTACGTAATAAAGTATATTTGTTAGATAAATCTTACGATAATGAAAGATTGGAGCAACTTAAATCTATCTTATCTAGAAATTGGGACTACATTATTGTGGATAATTATGTTGGGATACTAGAGGAAAATCCAATAATTAGGTCTGTTTATGAATTTTCTCACACTAAAATAGGTATTTTTATTAGTGACGATTTATCCTTAGATTCTACAATACGATACTCCATTAGTTGGAACCAGTTAGATTCTAAACATGTAATATTAATAAACAGAGTCTATGATACTGCTAATATAATAGATAAGACTATACTTGACCTTATATTAAACCAGAATTTAACTAATTATGTTAATGGGCTTAATGTAATAGGAACTGATAAAGCAGATATATCATGA
- a CDS encoding alpha/beta hydrolase → MPLDSRIKKLLESGFIIPIGKASVDEVRKIFRQLASAAPKVEVGKVEDIKIPGSETNINARVYFPKANGPYGVLVYFHGGGFVIGDVESYDPLCRAITNACNCVVVSVDYRLAPEYKFPSAVIDAFDATNWVYNNLEKFNGKMGVAVAGDSAGGNLAAVVALLSKGKINLKYQILIYPAVGFDNVSRSMIEYSDGFFLTREHIEWFGSQYLRSPADLLDFRFSPIIAQDLSGLPPALIITAEYDPLRDQGEAYGNKLLQAGVPVTSVRFNNVIHGFLSFFPLIEQGRDAIGLIGSILRRVFYEKI, encoded by the coding sequence ATGCCTCTAGATTCTAGAATCAAAAAGTTACTAGAATCGGGTTTTATTATACCTATAGGTAAAGCCTCGGTAGATGAGGTTAGAAAAATATTTAGGCAATTGGCATCAGCAGCACCCAAAGTTGAAGTGGGAAAGGTAGAAGATATAAAAATACCAGGTAGTGAAACCAATATAAATGCTCGAGTATATTTTCCAAAGGCTAACGGTCCCTATGGGGTTTTAGTATATTTTCATGGAGGAGGATTTGTTATAGGAGACGTGGAATCTTATGACCCATTATGTAGAGCTATTACAAATGCGTGCAACTGCGTTGTAGTATCAGTGGATTATCGGTTAGCCCCAGAATACAAGTTTCCTTCTGCTGTTATTGATGCATTCGATGCTACTAATTGGGTTTATAATAATTTGGAGAAGTTTAATGGAAAGATGGGAGTTGCCGTAGCTGGGGATAGTGCTGGCGGAAATTTAGCAGCAGTAGTAGCTCTTCTTTCTAAAGGGAAAATTAATTTAAAGTATCAAATCCTAATTTACCCAGCAGTAGGTTTTGATAATGTTTCAAGATCTATGATAGAATACTCTGATGGGTTCTTCCTAACTAGAGAGCATATAGAGTGGTTCGGTTCTCAATATCTGAGAAGCCCTGCAGACTTATTAGATTTTAGGTTCTCTCCAATTATAGCACAAGATTTGAGCGGATTACCTCCAGCCTTAATAATAACAGCAGAGTATGATCCGTTAAGGGATCAAGGAGAGGCTTATGGAAATAAATTACTACAAGCTGGAGTACCAGTTACTAGTGTGAGGTTTAATAATGTTATACATGGATTCCTTTCCTTCTTTCCGTTAATAGAGCAAGGAAGAGACGCAATAGGTTTAATAGGCTCTATTTTGAGACGTGTATTTTACGAGAAAATTTAA
- a CDS encoding acryloyl-coenzyme A reductase — protein sequence MKAVILPAHKQGYRIEQVPDPKPGKDEVIIKVNKAALCYRDLLQIKGFYPRSKYPLILGHEVVGTIEEVGENVNEFMKGDRVTSMLFVPDWSCEYCKRGEEVYCKNNVLYAQELDGFFAEKAKVKASSLVKVPEGVSDEGAVIVPCVAAMVYRGLKKAGIKEGEIVLVTGASGGVGIHAIQVAKALGAKVIGVTSSESKAKIVSKFADYVIVGEKFSEEAKKIGDVSIVIENVGPYTLEESMRSLRSGGKIIQIGNLDPSVTFNLRLGYLILKDLSLMGHIGANKKDIIETLNLVKEGKIKPVIGNEFRLEEFEKALDLLSNNKNRYGKILISNSL from the coding sequence ATGAAAGCTGTTATTCTTCCAGCTCATAAACAAGGTTATAGAATCGAGCAGGTACCAGATCCTAAACCAGGTAAGGATGAGGTCATTATCAAGGTTAACAAGGCAGCCTTGTGCTATAGGGACTTATTACAAATAAAGGGATTTTATCCCAGATCTAAATATCCGTTGATTTTAGGTCATGAAGTAGTGGGAACTATTGAAGAAGTCGGAGAAAACGTTAATGAGTTTATGAAAGGAGATAGAGTTACATCAATGCTTTTTGTTCCTGATTGGTCATGTGAATATTGTAAAAGGGGAGAAGAGGTTTACTGTAAGAATAATGTTCTATACGCTCAAGAACTAGATGGGTTTTTCGCAGAAAAAGCTAAAGTCAAGGCTAGTAGTCTAGTCAAAGTTCCTGAAGGCGTGTCCGATGAGGGAGCAGTTATAGTTCCATGTGTTGCAGCAATGGTTTATAGAGGTCTGAAAAAGGCTGGAATAAAGGAAGGGGAAATTGTATTGGTTACCGGAGCAAGTGGTGGTGTAGGTATTCATGCAATACAAGTGGCAAAAGCTTTAGGGGCCAAGGTAATAGGAGTTACTAGTAGCGAGAGTAAGGCTAAGATAGTTTCCAAATTCGCTGACTACGTAATAGTAGGCGAGAAGTTCTCAGAAGAGGCTAAAAAGATAGGTGATGTTTCCATCGTTATTGAAAATGTTGGTCCCTATACATTAGAGGAAAGCATGAGGAGTTTAAGGAGTGGTGGTAAAATTATCCAGATCGGTAATTTAGATCCCTCTGTAACGTTCAATCTAAGGTTAGGCTATTTAATTCTCAAGGACTTAAGTTTAATGGGACATATAGGTGCAAACAAGAAGGATATAATAGAGACTCTAAACTTAGTTAAGGAAGGGAAAATAAAGCCGGTAATTGGAAATGAGTTTAGGTTAGAGGAATTTGAAAAAGCTCTTGATTTACTTAGCAATAATAAAAATAGGTATGGAAAAATATTGATCTCAAACTCTCTCTAG
- a CDS encoding acetyl-CoA C-acetyltransferase → MLEDVYLVDYARTAFTRFSRKDYQKDPFYNIRPEELAGMVINRLIEKNGIKAEEIDEIITGCALQVGEQWAFGGRHEVFAARLPYNIPTMAVDRQCASSLTTVSIGAMEISTGMADIVLAGGVEKLSRTPMFDNPHIEINTKFLTDSKYIQYDLTTGYVMGLTAEKLAEEAKISREEMDRWSLRSHQLAWKAIQEGYFKDEILPIEVEIEGKKTLVNVDQSVRPDTSLEKLAQLPPAFKPNGVITAGNSAPLNSGASYVLLMSKNALKKYGLTPMAKIKSFGFAGVPPAVMGKGPVPASKKALEKANLSIRKVDLWEINEAFAVVVLNAIKELELDENTVNKRGGAIAIGHPLGATGARLVGTLARQLILEGKDYGVATLCVGGGQGGAIVLERV, encoded by the coding sequence ATGTTAGAGGATGTATATCTAGTAGATTATGCAAGGACAGCGTTTACGAGATTTTCTCGTAAGGATTATCAAAAAGATCCATTCTACAATATAAGACCAGAAGAGTTAGCTGGAATGGTGATAAATAGGTTAATTGAGAAAAACGGAATTAAGGCTGAAGAGATAGACGAGATAATCACTGGATGTGCACTTCAAGTAGGTGAACAGTGGGCTTTTGGAGGTAGGCATGAAGTTTTCGCAGCTAGATTACCATATAACATACCAACTATGGCTGTGGATAGGCAATGCGCTTCATCATTAACCACAGTTTCTATAGGAGCCATGGAAATATCAACTGGAATGGCTGATATAGTATTAGCGGGTGGAGTGGAAAAACTATCTAGAACACCAATGTTTGATAATCCCCACATTGAAATTAACACTAAGTTTCTTACTGATAGTAAATATATTCAGTATGATTTGACTACAGGATATGTTATGGGATTAACTGCTGAGAAACTAGCTGAAGAAGCTAAAATAAGTAGGGAGGAAATGGATAGATGGTCTTTAAGGAGCCATCAATTAGCGTGGAAAGCCATACAAGAGGGATATTTCAAGGATGAAATACTGCCTATAGAAGTAGAAATTGAAGGAAAGAAGACTCTAGTAAATGTAGATCAATCTGTTAGACCGGATACAAGTCTGGAGAAGTTAGCTCAATTGCCTCCGGCGTTCAAACCTAACGGTGTCATAACGGCTGGAAATTCAGCACCTTTGAATTCAGGAGCTTCTTATGTACTTCTGATGTCAAAGAATGCATTAAAGAAGTATGGACTAACTCCAATGGCTAAGATTAAGAGTTTTGGATTTGCGGGAGTACCTCCAGCAGTAATGGGAAAGGGTCCAGTTCCAGCCTCTAAAAAGGCATTAGAAAAGGCAAATTTAAGTATTAGAAAAGTTGATTTATGGGAAATAAATGAGGCATTTGCTGTGGTAGTATTAAATGCCATAAAAGAATTGGAGTTAGACGAGAACACAGTAAATAAGAGAGGAGGTGCTATTGCTATAGGGCATCCATTAGGAGCTACTGGAGCTAGATTAGTAGGCACTCTGGCTAGACAGCTGATACTAGAAGGAAAGGATTACGGTGTTGCAACACTATGTGTTGGTGGAGGTCAAGGAGGAGCGATAGTGCTAGAGAGAGTTTGA